A stretch of DNA from Spirosoma endbachense:
GGCAATACCAGCCAGGAAAGACCCCGTTAGCCGGACGATTGTGTATGCTTTTGTTCGGCTCAACAGCATTAACCAGGGAATGACCAGTACGATAATCAATAGCTGCATCAGTTCAATACCCAGATTGAAGCCCAGAATGCTCAATGCCATCGGTCCAGCATCAAGTTGAAGGTTCACCAGCGTACTGGCAAAAGCCAGCCCGTGAATTAGCCCGAAACCAGCCGCGATCCAGGTTTCGCGGCCTGGAAAAATAGGCCGTACAGCGTGGATCGCCGACACCAGAATCGATACGGCAATCAGAATTTCGATCGGCTGCGACGGCAACCGGACCCACCCCAGCGAGCCCAGCAGCAACGTAATAGAATGCCCTACGGTAAAGGCGGTAACAATCAACAGCAGCCGCTTCAGGCTGTATCGAACTCCCCCAAATCGTCCCCAACGCTGCCCAGCCACCAGCAGGGGAGCGGGCAACAACAACACGAACAAAAACAGCAAATGGTCGGTGCCTTCAGCAATATGCTGGGTTCCCAGCTTTACCATAGCCGTAAAGCCCGCCCAGCTACTGCCCGACGCGATGCTGACCGGCAAAGGCAGAATCCGGTTGTTGACGATATCTAAACTGATCGTGCCGACCTGCACCGGTTCGACTTCGGCCAGTTGTCCCCGTTCCCAGTCCTGCCGTACCGACACCAGAATTTTATGGGTCATCACCTGATGCAATACGACGTCGTAGTAGAACGTAAACTGCCGAACGTCTTCTCCCGACGGGGGCACCATTTGCACCTGAGCTGTCAGTTCGCGGTATACGCCGTTAATTGGATTCTGAGATTCATGGACGATCAACTCACCGACCGATACGTTCCAGAAACGCCCGCTGGGGCTTTGTGGGCGAACATGCGTTTTGAGGTACGCCCGCAGTTGTGGTCCCAACCGCGACACCAGCCCCGCCGACGAATCGTTGACTGCATGCCCCCAGGCTGATTGCAGTTCGACCAGGGGAATTTGCAGTTCCACATCGATGCGGCTGGCGTGGATGTTGAGCAGCACCACTGAGTTCGGCATGGGGTGAGCGAAAGCCGACTCAGGATGGTCTACCACCAACCCAAGTACGATGAAAAACAACAACCATCCGGATAAACGGGTGTTGATCAGGCATAGCTGGTTCTTTAAAAAATACGTTACCATCATTTTATTTTTCAATTATTTCGTACCGGCATAGTCTGCCGGGCAAGCCAGAGGTGTGCGGATGCGGGAGTCCCTGACTACTTACACCTCCCTGATACGAAAACTTGATCCATACGTTCGACCCATCAATACGAATGTAATCAATCTGTGCCGTTACACTCCTACTACCGGAGTAGGCCCTCAGCGGATACCAAATAGGCAGGAGCCAGATGGAACTCTAATTACCGCCATAGTCACTGGTATGATCGCGCCATACGGAGTGGGAATGGGGCGTGTTTTTGATGATGACCCCACCCTGATACGAAAATTCGATCCACACACTCGGTCCATCAATGCGTACATAATCACCCTGAGAACTCATAGCGGTTGTCCCCGAAAACGCTACATATGTGTTCGCTAGCTCCGAGGTGTATTTGGTTAGAATGGTGGCCGCCGTGGTTGCATCCAGATCGTTGACGTAAAGCTTGATGGCATTCAGCACCAGCGTCTGTTTATCCGAACTTAGACTTCCTACCTGTAAGCCCACTTTGGTCGTTGGAAACTTACTATCCTGACCCGGCCCCAGCACTAAGTCGGAGAACGTACCCGACAACCTGGCTGTCGTTTGCTCAGCGGTGCTCAAGCCCGTTAGCATAGCCGCAAAGGCCACCCGTTCCTGTTCAAACGCCTGGTATGTCCGGTTAGCAGCCGTCACAGCTGCCTGGGGCTCGACTCCCCGAAAGGCAGGTGTCACCCCAGTGATGGCCCCGGCATTGAAGGTGTACGGTTGGGTGTAATGGTGACCCGTAAACAGAATCGACCACAAACCTGTCGTGCTGGGCGTACCCAGAATGGAGAGGTAATAATTGCCTGCCCCGTAGTCAGAACCTCCACCGATGGTGTTGAGATAATCGTCGGCCACCAGGTTACCCATCATTTCGTCGTAGCCTTCGTTCGTGACATTCTGGGCCAGTACCGTCACCATCAGGTTGCGAAAAGCGGCAAGTTGTGTTGCGTTGAGTGCCCCCAGATTGATACCGATTCGGGCAGAAAGGCCTGCTGGCAGATTGGACCATTTTTGGGCATTGGTCTTTGAGTAGGTTAGCTGAGTGGTGGCTAACTGGGTGCTGCTTAGCGTAGCCTTAAAGGCTTCGGTCAGGCAGACGATCTGGGCCACACCCGTGGATGCGCAGGTAGTCGAAGTCGTCGTTGTTGATAGCGCGGTGGTGACAGTACTGGAATTGGTCGTTGTTGTGGTTCCAGAACTGGTTCCGCTCACCGTCAGGGCCAGACTACAACTCTGTCCACCAAAACTGAGTGCGAACGTAGCCGATCCACTTCCCGATGGCGTACCGCTGATCGCGTACGTCAGGTTACCGGCTCCGCTGGCCAGGGTTCCAGCTTGCAATGTTGCATTCAGACCGGTTACGCCCGTTGACGCAACGGCACTACCTGCGGAATAGGCGACCCCATTACCCCCTGTAAAAGGAACCGTAGCCGTTCCGGTAAAAGCCGTGCCGCTAACGGCAGAGGTCGAAAACGTGGCAGAACCACAGCTCAATGCACTGACTGTTGCTGTAGTAGGCGTAACGGTCCCTAAGTTGTCGGGCGTATTACAGGACTCTATCACAGCTAAACTGCTAGTGATCAGCAATAGTAGAGCGATAATATTCACGATGTTCCTTTTCATAATAAATGTAGTCTATTCGCTCAGGCAAACTGGTTTTAAATTAATTTACTCGGTAGCCTGCCTGCATGTTTCAACAAAGTCGGGCCCAGGGGTAAAGAGTCTGCAAATTGGGGTGAACGGGTCCTTTTGTTAGTAAACGGACTGAAAGCCAGGGTGATTTTTATCTCATTAAGACTTTCACCTGGAGCCACAGTTATTGATGCTGCTCCTGATCGCCGTTGCGACCGTCCGCGGCTGCGGTGGCACGGCACCGGTGAACCGTGGCTCCAGGTGAAAGTCCTATTTCATGAACAGGCTAAAAAAATCTTTTTCATAGCTACTCCCGATTGGAATTTCCTCCTCACCTATCAAAATCATACGCCCACGAATCGTCTGAATTTTGTTGACCGCGACAATGAAGGAGCGATGAACGCGAATGAATTTAGTAGCTGGCAGTTTATCCAGCATAGCTTTCATCGTAAGCCGTAAGACCAGCGAAGGCGAATCAAGTAAATGAATCTTTAGGTAGTTATCCAATCCCTCGATAAAAATAATCTCGGAAACAGTAACCTTTACCAGTCCGTAATCAGCCCGAAAGAATAGCTGTTTGGGTTCAGTTTCTTCCAGTGAATCCGTTTGTTGGAGAACCCGCCACCGCGCATGGGCTCGCTGCATCGCTTTGCTGAACCGATCGAAGGTGTAGGGTTTCAACAGATAATCCACGGCCTCCACGTCATAGCTTTCCAGCGCATACTCGCTATAGGCCGTCGTAAAAACAACGAGGGTTTGTTGGGTGATGGATTTAAAAAAAGCTAATCCCGACTCCTTTGGCATATTGATGTCTAAAAAGATCAAATCGACCGGATTCATTTCCAGATACAGGCGGGCTTCGCCGGTACGGGTGAACGTTTTGGCCAGGTCTACAAAATCAATTCGGCTGCAAAAAGCCTCTATGACATCCAGGGCAGGGCGTTCGTCGTCGAGTGCAATGGCTTTCATTCAGATAAGGTCAGGCTTAGATGGACGTGGAAATCGGTCGGCGTATTGTCGATGATTAACTCATGGGCGTCTGGATACAGGAGCCGTAACCGCTCCCTGGTGTTTTGCAAGCCCACGCCTGTCGAATTTTCGAATGAGTTGACCTGAACCTTTTTATTGGCAACATATAAAGTCAGGCTGGTTTTCCCGATATGTATATGAATGTCTATTTGCGAATCTTCATCCGGGCTCACGCCGTATTTAAATGCATTTTCAATGTAGGAAAACACCAGTAAAGGGGCAATTTTCAATTGTTTCTCATCGCCTTCCAGTTGATAATTAACCTGAACTGAATCGCGTAGCCGGGCTTTCTGGAGATCGATGTAATTGGCAATGTAGTTGATCTCTTTAGCCAGATCCACTTTATCCAGATGGGCATCGCGAATGATATAGCGCATGAACTCCGAGAGTTTAACAATGGTATCGGCCGTACGCTCATCCTGTCGGATGGCCAGTGCATAAATGCTGTTGAGCGTATTAAATAGGAAATGCGGCTGAATCTGCGCTTTTAGCTGGCGAAGCTCCGCCTGTAACTGATCGTTTTCAACCTGATGAAGTCGGCTGGCTGTCTGAACCGAGATGGAGATGAGCGTGCTTACACTCCCCAACAAAAAGAAGATAGCCAGCTTCACCGGAAGGAGCAGTGTAAACGGGGGACCGTGGCCATCATCTGGCCGTTCTCCAGC
This window harbors:
- a CDS encoding HupE/UreJ family protein, whose product is MMVTYFLKNQLCLINTRLSGWLLFFIVLGLVVDHPESAFAHPMPNSVVLLNIHASRIDVELQIPLVELQSAWGHAVNDSSAGLVSRLGPQLRAYLKTHVRPQSPSGRFWNVSVGELIVHESQNPINGVYRELTAQVQMVPPSGEDVRQFTFYYDVVLHQVMTHKILVSVRQDWERGQLAEVEPVQVGTISLDIVNNRILPLPVSIASGSSWAGFTAMVKLGTQHIAEGTDHLLFLFVLLLPAPLLVAGQRWGRFGGVRYSLKRLLLIVTAFTVGHSITLLLGSLGWVRLPSQPIEILIAVSILVSAIHAVRPIFPGRETWIAAGFGLIHGLAFASTLVNLQLDAGPMALSILGFNLGIELMQLLIIVLVIPWLMLLSRTKAYTIVRLTGSFLAGIAALAWIVERVTGQANGLTQGIETAVGYAPYGLIVLALLALYLTWRSKQLPAAYPD
- a CDS encoding DUF3500 domain-containing protein — encoded protein: MKRNIVNIIALLLLITSSLAVIESCNTPDNLGTVTPTTATVSALSCGSATFSTSAVSGTAFTGTATVPFTGGNGVAYSAGSAVASTGVTGLNATLQAGTLASGAGNLTYAISGTPSGSGSATFALSFGGQSCSLALTVSGTSSGTTTTTNSSTVTTALSTTTTSTTCASTGVAQIVCLTEAFKATLSSTQLATTQLTYSKTNAQKWSNLPAGLSARIGINLGALNATQLAAFRNLMVTVLAQNVTNEGYDEMMGNLVADDYLNTIGGGSDYGAGNYYLSILGTPSTTGLWSILFTGHHYTQPYTFNAGAITGVTPAFRGVEPQAAVTAANRTYQAFEQERVAFAAMLTGLSTAEQTTARLSGTFSDLVLGPGQDSKFPTTKVGLQVGSLSSDKQTLVLNAIKLYVNDLDATTAATILTKYTSELANTYVAFSGTTAMSSQGDYVRIDGPSVWIEFSYQGGVIIKNTPHSHSVWRDHTSDYGGN
- a CDS encoding LytR/AlgR family response regulator transcription factor, encoding MKAIALDDERPALDVIEAFCSRIDFVDLAKTFTRTGEARLYLEMNPVDLIFLDINMPKESGLAFFKSITQQTLVVFTTAYSEYALESYDVEAVDYLLKPYTFDRFSKAMQRAHARWRVLQQTDSLEETEPKQLFFRADYGLVKVTVSEIIFIEGLDNYLKIHLLDSPSLVLRLTMKAMLDKLPATKFIRVHRSFIVAVNKIQTIRGRMILIGEEEIPIGSSYEKDFFSLFMK
- a CDS encoding sensor histidine kinase, whose amino-acid sequence is MIAWLRAYSTHLLIGIALVILPLFYFVYNGLSLHPLRPHEHLVQNGLAYILFVLFSYLNHTVFVPRWFLTKQYRKYALIAVSCIVGSVYLPYRIEQWFFFKVPAENTPLAWVRQIFVEEMMLDRRSGPPFGSRSGDRRPPFNAFDRQRGPHQPDGPPHPPAGERPDDGHGPPFTLLLPVKLAIFFLLGSVSTLISISVQTASRLHQVENDQLQAELRQLKAQIQPHFLFNTLNSIYALAIRQDERTADTIVKLSEFMRYIIRDAHLDKVDLAKEINYIANYIDLQKARLRDSVQVNYQLEGDEKQLKIAPLLVFSYIENAFKYGVSPDEDSQIDIHIHIGKTSLTLYVANKKVQVNSFENSTGVGLQNTRERLRLLYPDAHELIIDNTPTDFHVHLSLTLSE